The Vibrio tubiashii DNA window GCGAGCGACTGAGTAATCGTGTTTATCTGTATTGCGGTCTTTATTTCTGACGTTGTTTTTCAACCGCTTTGCAAAATGTTGTAAGACTCGGTCACCCACTTCATGTCCGTAGGTATCATTAATGAACTTGAAGTTGTCGATATCAAGAAACACCATAGCCGTGACATTTTTGCTCTCTTTCTTTTCTTCGAGTTTTCCTTGCGCCCAGTTTTCAAAACTCCAACGGTTAGCGAGACCGGTAAGCTGATCTAGGTAAGCGAGATCTTCAATTCCTTCTTTATACAAAGATTGAACATAGCTCATGACTTTGGAGTATTGATACGCGGAGATATTACATAATAAGTTGAGGGCAAATAGGCTTAACAGAAATATGGATTGCGAGTTTGTCGCAGTATAAGGCACGGCTTCAGTAAAAATCGTGGTAACAACTACGAGCATGTACAGACTTGTACTCAGAAAAGCCCCGACTTTAAATTCGTTTGCAAAGATGACAATCGCTGAAATGGGATAAAGCCACAAAAGTCTATCAGGAATGTTTTGTCCATAGATGAGCAAAATTACGCCATGAAAAAGGAGAACTCCACTTAAAATCAAATCACCAAATTTTGGCATTGGGTGTCTGATCAAGTAGATGACGTTGAGCAGTAAAATTGTAGAGGAAATCAGATTAATCGAAGCTAGGAAAAAGTCTTGCTCTATAATTCTAACTAAACTAAACGTGAAAATAATGGCTAACGACACTGATGAGCAAAGCATGACAACTTTGCGCTTCCGCGAAGCGCGAATGTCTGCCATTTCTTCTATTTGCTGACCAGCAAGCTTTGGCATAATCTACCTTTTCTACATTTATAGTCCCTCAAGAAAAGTCTAGATTAAATTTTGTAGTCTGAATGAATGTATGAATATTAAGAGCTTAATATCATCAATGATTTATATTGAGTTAGTTGTATATGACGACTTATAAAAATCGACTCAATGAAATTTGACGCTTAGGTAACTCGTTGTCTTAAGCTACTAATTTTACAATTAGTTAGTTTATTGACACCGCGTTTTTATCAGTGCCTACCTAATAGTAGGTATATTCTTCCACTTTTTTATAACAAAATAGTCTATGGCATTAGTCTTGAGTGAACTCGCGTCTAATCCAATTCCTCAGCTGTAATACATTCTCGTTTTTTAGTTTGCTTGGTTGGCAAGCGAAGTAGAACTCTTGGTGTGGATTCAATACTGGCTCACCAATTTCGACTAGATAACCTTGTTGGACGTCATCACGAACGAAAATTCGGTGGGTAACAAATACCCCAAGGTGACGGGTAGCAGCCTGAACTGCTTGGATAGAGGCACTGAATTTTAGGTTGTTTGCCGGGTTAGGAATGGAAGTATTGTTCGCTTCGCACCACACTTGCCAGTCATGCTTTCGTCTGTCGTTAGCGGCAATGATTGCGGGATATTTTTTAAGTAGTGCAATGGGGCAATCATAGTCAGCGGCTAATTCTGGGCTCGCGACCATGATCAGTTCATCATCAGCCAGTTTTTCACAGTAGTAATCCTGCCAGTCTTCGACATTGCCGTGTATCACCGCAACATCGACCCCTTCATCTTCCATGACAAATGTCCCAATGAGGGTAGAGATCCTCACATCAAGATTTGGAGCGTACTGGTTGAGTTGGTTTACCCTCGGAATCCACCAATGCATCGCTAGCGAGTTGACCATATTCAACGTTAAGCGATGAGATTGCTTCTCTTCGATCACCTGGTGGGTGGCACGAGTGATCTGTTCAAGAGCAGGGGCAACATTCTTGTAATAATGACGACCACTGGCATTGAGGGTCACATGACGACCAACACGGTTAAACAGAGATTGCCCAACGTGCTTTTCCAAAGATTTAATAGCTTGGCTAATGGCAGAATGGCTGACGTGCAGTGCAGATGCGGCCTCTGTCATGCTACCTGTTTCTGCGACGGCGACGAAGGCATATAGAGATTTTACTGGAGCGGGGATGATACGTTTCATATGTAAGTTTTTCTTACTAATAGTGTCAATATTACTCGTTATTTATTTCGGCTTTTTGTCCCTACACTTAAGATTAAGGGAGGGATTTATGTCGAACCAGTTGTACCCAGTTTTGTTTATGTTGGCCTCAACTTTTAGTCTGTCATTAACCGGACTATTTTCCAAATTCTTAGGTCAATATCTTGAACCAAGCCTACTTAGTTTCCTAAGGTTTATGGTGCCTGCGCTCATCATTGTCGCAATGACACGAAGGTTCTATACACGACCCACAGGCACATTGTGTCAGGCGATTTGGGTTCGTGCCTTGTGCATTGCTGCATGCCAAGTCTGTTTTATCTATTCGCTGAATCACTTAAGTTTAGTTGAAAGTGTGGTTTTATTTGGCACGGGTCCTTTGTTCTTACCTGTGTTAGAAAGATTAATATTTCACACCAAACTAAAGTGGATTTCAATTTGGGGGTTGGTACTGACGTTTACGGGAGTGGTTCTACTTGCCGGGGATGTGTCAGGGATTAATCTACGACTCGAATTGTTGGTTGGGTTAGCGTCTGGTCTGTTCAACGCGGGTTCTCAGCTTAGCTTGTATCGCATTAGTAAGTCAGAACTCAACGCATTTGAAATCAATTACTGGACGTTTCTGTTTGCGGCGATAGTGTTATCCCCTTACGTAGGCTTCAGCTACTTTAATAGCGAACAGATGGTCAATACCGTCGGGATTAACCTGGAAGTGCTTATTGCTGTAATGTTAGGCGTCTCATTCCTAATCATTAACACGCAGGTATTTCGTTCCAAAGCATACAAATTGGCAGAGTCCGGCTCGCAATTGGCGCCGCTGATCTTTACCAACTTACTGTTTACCGCGATATGGCAGTGGCTATTCTACGCAGAGAGCTACAGCTATTTGCAAGTAATGGGACTGACTCTGATTGTGCTTGCCAACATGTTTGTCGTTTTTGCTCCTAAATACTTGGGAAAGAGACCTGCGTCCATCGCCTAAACAGATAGCCCCGCATCGTAGCGGGGCTAGTTGTTTATTGTGGGATAAGACCATAAGGTGGATTAGAGAACATCTTGGGCTGACCTTTCACTGTCGGAGCCTCATTCACTTGCTGCCAGTCGAGCAACATAATAGCAAGGACATTGCGGTGTTCGCCGTAAGTGACGTCGAAATCCCCAGTAACAGAAGGAATCATCCCTTTGTTTAGGTCAATTGAGCTTTGAATCGCTTTGCGGGTTTTCTCGACCACTGGGTCATCTTCAAGGCCAGCTAGCAAGAAGGTAATCCCTACCTCAGCGATAACATCTTCCTTTGCTCGAATCAGAATGGTATCGATGTTGTCGCGGAAATAGTCATATATCCACTGATGTTGTTTTTCGCTAACTTGGTGTTGGTAGTATTCCGAATCGCCGAAAATGATATGAGTCATACCATAAAGCTTATTGCCGTACTGCTGCTTGGAGAGCTTTTTGTCTTCGTGGTCAGGGTAGGCTTTCTTGAAAGCTTCTGTGAAAGGTTCCACAACATCTTGCTCTCCTAGCTGTCTTAGCCAGTAAACTTGATTGGCCAGTTGCGCAGCCCAAGCCTTAATCATCTCTTGGTCCGTTGCGTATTTAGCGAAATCATATCGTCGAATGACTGAACGAAGCTTGTCATCGTGTTTGTGCTTCAGGCCGTACTCATTGGCGCGTGCCATCGAGCCTAACAGGTCAACACCAAGATAGAGGTATTCAGGCATATGTTTAGTGACGGTATAACGTCTGACACTGCGCTCATCGGTTTCGCCAATGTAGCCAGAAACGCGCTTTTCAGAGTAGAGAAGTATCTGCTCTGGCGTGTTGATTTCTGCGCTAAACTTATTGAGTCGACTGGCAACACGGGCCATGTCAGTCCACACCGCCGCTGAGTATTTTGGATCCAAGGTTTGGCGGAACATACGTAGTCCGTAGTGTCCTTCTTTAAAAGCTGGCAGCGTATATAACTGGCTCTCGTAGGTGTTTCGAATAACGTCTGCGGATTCTTTGTAGCTTTGTGGCGGAGATGCCATGACTGAGTGAGACAATACGATAGCAAAACACAATCCAATTAACTTTCTACGCATCCTAATAGCCCAATAAAACCCAATGAATATAACCATTAAGGTTAACAGATATTTTCATGGTCGATGTTATCTCTCGGTCAAATGTTAGTTTGTATGAGAGCCTACAAGCCATTAACGTGAGCTAGAAGTTGTTATGTCATTTGCCATAAACGCACTTGAACGTGGAGTGTATTCGGCGATGTGTGCCAATTTTTCCGCCTTGTTCGATAAAAATACTCTTATTGTCGATAATTTTATCGATTACCAATGAAAAAAAGGCCGATTTATTGTAACTTTTATATAACCAATACAAATAATAACAATACGAATAACAGGCTTTCTTTCTCGGGTATTACCCGGTGTTTTGTTGCATGAGTAGTTGTGGGGGGCGGATGGCCTTGAGTTCAGGCAGGCATTTTTATCTTAATGCTGTATGTTTGTTGGTTTTTGTTATCTCTATCGGATTGGTTGAGTCACTCGACCGTAGCCAAAAATCTTTCTTGCGCGACAGTTTGTTAGCTAAGTCGAAAGAAGAACTCTCAATTGTACGTTCAGAACTCGAATCGGCGATTGTGTCTGATATTTATGTGGTCAATGGGCTATCGGCACTGGTTGCGGCAAATCCTGAATTTGAATTTTCGGGATGGGATCTGATTGCTTCAAGTGTGATTCGTAGGAGTAGTCATGTGCAATTGCTAGGCTTAGCGCCAAATGATGTAATCCAGTATGTCTACCCCTTAAAAGGGAATGAAAAAGCTTTGGGTTTGGATTACCGAACTATTCCAAGCCAGTGGCGTACAGTAAAGAAAGCTCAAGATCTACAAGAAATCTTTATTGCAGGTCCTGTCAACTTAGTGCAGGGAGGGTTAGCCCTAATTGCACGTGTTCCTATTTTCCAAGATCCGCCTTATAACTCGCGCTATTGGGGAGTATGTAGTGTTGTTATTTCATTAGAGTCCTTATTCTTAGATGCTGGCGTTTCTGCGTTTGAAAACACTTACAATATTGCAATTAGAGGCAGAGACAGTGCGGGACTTGAAGGCGATATTTTCTATGGTTTGCAATCTACATTTGACAACGCTTTCGCGATAGAATCTGTCCACTTTCCTTACGGTAGTTGGGTTATCGCGGCCTCAACTAAGAAAGACTTGCTTGCCAGCAAGTCTTGGTATCAAGTTCATGCGGTTAGACTATTAGGTTATCCGATGATACTTATATTGGTAGTGGCCTTTGCGCTTACTTATCGGCTTTATACTGAAGCAAGCAAACGCTCTTTGCAGGATGAGTTAACCTTGTTACCTAATCGACGATATTTCATGTATACGCTGCGTGAACACTTTGATGCTGTTCGAAAGCGCCATGAGCAAGATCGCTTTGCCATTTTGAATATTGATCTCGATAAATTTAAAGCGATCAATGACACCTTCGGTCACGCAGCTGGTGACAAAGTCTTAATAGCTACTGCTGAGCGATTAAAGAGCGTGTTGAGAACATCTGATGTGGTTGCAAGAATCGGTGGGGACGAGTTCTTAATCCTGTTGCCACGAATTGAAAACTCCAATGATATCGACGTAATTAACATCGAATTGCAGAAGGCGATTTGCCATACCCCGGTCATATACGAACAGCACTTGATCAATTTACAGGTGAGTGTTGGCTATGCGATCTATAAGCCTGAATTCAATGACATAGACGACATGCTCAAGTTAGCTGATTCACGTATGTATCAAGAAAAACGCCGCCAGTTGCAAAGAACTATCACAAATTAGTCTTTATTGACGGCAGGGGATGTAAAGCCATGCTATAGAAATAATAGGATGATTTTACAGGCGAAAGAGTATGAAGGATCTCACTCAATGGCTCACTGAATACGGTGAAAGCCACCAAAATCCGATCAATCAAAAGATTCATAAAGTTGCCGTGCCGGGGATTTTCTTATCAGTAGTTGGACTGATTTGGTCAATACCACCACTTGAGCTATTTGGCTTAACTCTCAACTGGGTATGGATCGCTGCGTTGCCAGTGATGGTGTTCTATTTCCGGCTGTCACTCAGCGTATTTATTATGATGCTGGGGTTTACTCTTGCGTGTATTTCTCTGGTTTGGTCTATCGAAGTTATGCAGCTGTCGGTTTTGCTTGTCTCTTTGGTGTTGTTTGCTGTGCTGTGGCTGTTTCAGTTTATCGGTCATAAAATTGAAGGGAAAAAGCCCTCATTTTTCGAAGATGTTCAGTTCCTACTTATTGGCCCGATCTGGGTATTCAGAAAACGATAACAGATTCTGTGATCTAGCTAAGCGAGACTTTGATCACAGAGTCTGCTCTCGATGTTAATTCTTTTGGGTTAGTAAATAACAAATGTGACAATAGTCATAGTAAAACGTTATCTGTTACCGGTAACATCAGTTCTAACGTTACCGGTAACATAAAAATTAGAACCGGTAGTTTACCTAGGTCATATCGGCTAGATTGGAAACTGAAACAAATAAAGGATACCCCTACTATGAAAGCGATGACTAAAACTCTGCTTGCTGCCACGATTACCGGTCTTTTCTCCGCCTCAGCGTTAGCTGCAGATTTTAATCTAAAGATTCAATCATCAGATCCGTCTGGCGATCTCAACTACAAGGTTCAACAAAACTGGGCAGAGCGTGTTGAGAAAATGTCTAGCGGCCGCATCGAGATTACCAGTAGGTGCTGTGGTTAAACACACTGAAACCCTAGGCGCGATCAAAATGGGTATCCTAGATGGTCAAGTGACAGCGACCGGTTACTTCTCAGGTAAAGATCCAGCGTTCGGCCTTATCGGCAACATGGTAGGTGCTTGGTCAGATACAACACAGTTACTGCAATACATGAACTATGGCGGCGGTAACGAATTGATGACTGAGCTGTATGCGCCTTACGGTGTTAAGTTTGTTGGCGCTTCAACCACAGGTGTTGAATCCTTTATTTCTAAGAAGCCGATTGATGGTGTTGATGATCTAAAAGGTTTGAAGCTTCGTGCACCAGAAGGTCTGGTTCAACAAGTGTTTGCCGCGGCAGGGGCGACGCCTGTTAACTTGCCAGGTTCAGAAGTATTTACCGGTCTTAGCAAAGGTGTTATTGACGCA harbors:
- a CDS encoding GGDEF domain-containing protein; its protein translation is MPKLAGQQIEEMADIRASRKRKVVMLCSSVSLAIIFTFSLVRIIEQDFFLASINLISSTILLLNVIYLIRHPMPKFGDLILSGVLLFHGVILLIYGQNIPDRLLWLYPISAIVIFANEFKVGAFLSTSLYMLVVVTTIFTEAVPYTATNSQSIFLLSLFALNLLCNISAYQYSKVMSYVQSLYKEGIEDLAYLDQLTGLANRWSFENWAQGKLEEKKESKNVTAMVFLDIDNFKFINDTYGHEVGDRVLQHFAKRLKNNVRNKDRNTDKHDYSVARFAGDEFVLLLYDVKSKQDLEGILKRICGLFTDGYQSSQRINELTVSVGVSLFPDDANTLAELTRCADKAMYAAKHSGKNQYRFYRVEKTPEKAQSVKAKLASVTSLKQG
- a CDS encoding LysR substrate-binding domain-containing protein, with translation MKRIIPAPVKSLYAFVAVAETGSMTEAASALHVSHSAISQAIKSLEKHVGQSLFNRVGRHVTLNASGRHYYKNVAPALEQITRATHQVIEEKQSHRLTLNMVNSLAMHWWIPRVNQLNQYAPNLDVRISTLIGTFVMEDEGVDVAVIHGNVEDWQDYYCEKLADDELIMVASPELAADYDCPIALLKKYPAIIAANDRRKHDWQVWCEANNTSIPNPANNLKFSASIQAVQAATRHLGVFVTHRIFVRDDVQQGYLVEIGEPVLNPHQEFYFACQPSKLKNENVLQLRNWIRREFTQD
- a CDS encoding DMT family transporter, producing the protein MSNQLYPVLFMLASTFSLSLTGLFSKFLGQYLEPSLLSFLRFMVPALIIVAMTRRFYTRPTGTLCQAIWVRALCIAACQVCFIYSLNHLSLVESVVLFGTGPLFLPVLERLIFHTKLKWISIWGLVLTFTGVVLLAGDVSGINLRLELLVGLASGLFNAGSQLSLYRISKSELNAFEINYWTFLFAAIVLSPYVGFSYFNSEQMVNTVGINLEVLIAVMLGVSFLIINTQVFRSKAYKLAESGSQLAPLIFTNLLFTAIWQWLFYAESYSYLQVMGLTLIVLANMFVVFAPKYLGKRPASIA
- a CDS encoding DUF3541 domain-containing protein, giving the protein MRRKLIGLCFAIVLSHSVMASPPQSYKESADVIRNTYESQLYTLPAFKEGHYGLRMFRQTLDPKYSAAVWTDMARVASRLNKFSAEINTPEQILLYSEKRVSGYIGETDERSVRRYTVTKHMPEYLYLGVDLLGSMARANEYGLKHKHDDKLRSVIRRYDFAKYATDQEMIKAWAAQLANQVYWLRQLGEQDVVEPFTEAFKKAYPDHEDKKLSKQQYGNKLYGMTHIIFGDSEYYQHQVSEKQHQWIYDYFRDNIDTILIRAKEDVIAEVGITFLLAGLEDDPVVEKTRKAIQSSIDLNKGMIPSVTGDFDVTYGEHRNVLAIMLLDWQQVNEAPTVKGQPKMFSNPPYGLIPQ
- a CDS encoding diguanylate cyclase; the protein is MALSSGRHFYLNAVCLLVFVISIGLVESLDRSQKSFLRDSLLAKSKEELSIVRSELESAIVSDIYVVNGLSALVAANPEFEFSGWDLIASSVIRRSSHVQLLGLAPNDVIQYVYPLKGNEKALGLDYRTIPSQWRTVKKAQDLQEIFIAGPVNLVQGGLALIARVPIFQDPPYNSRYWGVCSVVISLESLFLDAGVSAFENTYNIAIRGRDSAGLEGDIFYGLQSTFDNAFAIESVHFPYGSWVIAASTKKDLLASKSWYQVHAVRLLGYPMILILVVAFALTYRLYTEASKRSLQDELTLLPNRRYFMYTLREHFDAVRKRHEQDRFAILNIDLDKFKAINDTFGHAAGDKVLIATAERLKSVLRTSDVVARIGGDEFLILLPRIENSNDIDVINIELQKAICHTPVIYEQHLINLQVSVGYAIYKPEFNDIDDMLKLADSRMYQEKRRQLQRTITN
- a CDS encoding Mpo1 family 2-hydroxy fatty acid dioxygenase: MKDLTQWLTEYGESHQNPINQKIHKVAVPGIFLSVVGLIWSIPPLELFGLTLNWVWIAALPVMVFYFRLSLSVFIMMLGFTLACISLVWSIEVMQLSVLLVSLVLFAVLWLFQFIGHKIEGKKPSFFEDVQFLLIGPIWVFRKR